From a single Canis lupus baileyi chromosome 14, mCanLup2.hap1, whole genome shotgun sequence genomic region:
- the ZNF696 gene encoding zinc finger protein 696 isoform X1 → MDRATLVDTHAASLAPASGDSQASGCAASVAERGAQAQSAELTVRQEALEEEGTWHGESTQGPPWTHEPPDRCGNEGARDSPRGSPRVPEVSKTPGGDTGHESSAPPGSEAALRALPDTGGRGPGRGRPYQCSTCDRSFKCYSDAAKHQSIHSGEKPYSCSDCGKAFIHSSHVVRHQRTHHGEKPYVCKECGRAFSQSFNLVRHQRTHTGEKPYGCAECGKAFGQRSDAAKHQRTHTGERPYACSECGKAFLHSSNVVRHQRTHRGDSPYECQECGQAFSQSSNLLQHRRVHTGEKPYACPECGRAFSRSSFLSEHRRIHTGEKPYACGECGRAFRALSGFFRHRRVHTGEKPFQCAQCGRAFRLSSHLIQHQHIHGLVKRQQICEEHNSSQSRKEQEAAGASLAGPQPTSWGFRRTR, encoded by the exons CTTCCCTGGCACCGGCATCAGGTGACAGCCAGGCTTCTGGCTGTGCCGCTTCAGTGGCCGAGCGTGGGGCGCAGGCGCAGAGCGCAGAGCTGACGGTAAGGCAGGAGGCTTTGGAGGAAGAAGGGACATGGCATGGAGAGAGCACACAGGGGCCTCCCTGGACACATGAGCCCCCGGACCGCTGTGGGAACGAGGGGGCCAGAGACAGCCCCAGAGGTTCCCCTAGGGTTCCAGAGGTTTCTAAGACACCCGGAGGGGATACTGGCCATGAGAGCAGTGCGCCGCCGGGGTCAGAGGCCGCCCTGAGAGCTCTACCGGACACGGGCGGAAGAGGCCCTGGGAGGGGGCGGCCTTACCAGTGCAGCACCTGCGACCGTAGCTTCAAATGCTATTCGGATGCGGCGAAGCATCAGAGCATTCACTCCGGGGAGAAGCCATACTCCTGCAGCGACTGCGGGAAGGCCTTCATCCACAGCTCACACGTGGTCCGCCACCAGCGCACGCACCACGGGGAGAAGCCCTATGTGTGCAAGGAGTGCGGGCGGGCCTTCAGCCAGAGCTTCAACCTGGTGCGGCACCAGCGGACTCACACAGGCGAGAAGCCGTATGGCTGTGCCGAGTGCGGCAAGGCCTTCGGGCAGCGCTCCGACGCCGCCAAGCACCAGAGGACGCACACGGGCGAGCGGCCGTACGCCTGCAGCGAGTGCGGCAAGGCCTTCCTGCACAGCTCCAACGTGGTGCGTCACCAGCGCACACACCGCGGCGACAGCCCCTATGAATGTCAGGAGTGTGGCCAGGCCTTCAGCCAGAGCTCCAACCTCCTACAGCACCGGCGAGTGCACACGGGCGAGAAGCCGTACGCCTGCCCCGAGTGCGGCCGCGCCTTCAGCCGCAGCTCCTTCCTCAGCGAGCACCGGCGCATCCACACGGGTGAGAAGCCCTACGCGTGCGGCGAGTGCGGACGCGCGTTCCGGGCCCTGTCCGGCTTCTTCCGGCACCGGCGCGTCCACACGGGCGAGAAACCCTTCCAGTGCGCCCAGTGCGGCCGCGCCTTCCGCCTGAGCTCGCACCTGATCCAGCACCAGCACATCCACG gtTTGGTAAAGAGACAGCAAATCTGTGAAGAGCACAACTCTAGTCAAAGCAGAAAGGAGCAGGAAGCTGCAGGAGCATCTCTGGCCGGCCCACAGCCGACCTCCTGGGGCTTCAGGAGAACCAGATAA
- the ZNF696 gene encoding zinc finger protein 696 isoform X2, translating to MDRATLVDTHAASLAPASGDSQASGCAASVAERGAQAQSAELTVRQEALEEEGTWHGESTQGPPWTHEPPDRCGNEGARDSPRGSPRVPEVSKTPGGDTGHESSAPPGSEAALRALPDTGGRGPGRGRPYQCSTCDRSFKCYSDAAKHQSIHSGEKPYSCSDCGKAFIHSSHVVRHQRTHHGEKPYVCKECGRAFSQSFNLVRHQRTHTGEKPYGCAECGKAFGQRSDAAKHQRTHTGERPYACSECGKAFLHSSNVVRHQRTHRGDSPYECQECGQAFSQSSNLLQHRRVHTGEKPYACPECGRAFSRSSFLSEHRRIHTGEKPYACGECGRAFRALSGFFRHRRVHTGEKPFQCAQCGRAFRLSSHLIQHQHIHGAEVKCIELKAGFYEI from the exons CTTCCCTGGCACCGGCATCAGGTGACAGCCAGGCTTCTGGCTGTGCCGCTTCAGTGGCCGAGCGTGGGGCGCAGGCGCAGAGCGCAGAGCTGACGGTAAGGCAGGAGGCTTTGGAGGAAGAAGGGACATGGCATGGAGAGAGCACACAGGGGCCTCCCTGGACACATGAGCCCCCGGACCGCTGTGGGAACGAGGGGGCCAGAGACAGCCCCAGAGGTTCCCCTAGGGTTCCAGAGGTTTCTAAGACACCCGGAGGGGATACTGGCCATGAGAGCAGTGCGCCGCCGGGGTCAGAGGCCGCCCTGAGAGCTCTACCGGACACGGGCGGAAGAGGCCCTGGGAGGGGGCGGCCTTACCAGTGCAGCACCTGCGACCGTAGCTTCAAATGCTATTCGGATGCGGCGAAGCATCAGAGCATTCACTCCGGGGAGAAGCCATACTCCTGCAGCGACTGCGGGAAGGCCTTCATCCACAGCTCACACGTGGTCCGCCACCAGCGCACGCACCACGGGGAGAAGCCCTATGTGTGCAAGGAGTGCGGGCGGGCCTTCAGCCAGAGCTTCAACCTGGTGCGGCACCAGCGGACTCACACAGGCGAGAAGCCGTATGGCTGTGCCGAGTGCGGCAAGGCCTTCGGGCAGCGCTCCGACGCCGCCAAGCACCAGAGGACGCACACGGGCGAGCGGCCGTACGCCTGCAGCGAGTGCGGCAAGGCCTTCCTGCACAGCTCCAACGTGGTGCGTCACCAGCGCACACACCGCGGCGACAGCCCCTATGAATGTCAGGAGTGTGGCCAGGCCTTCAGCCAGAGCTCCAACCTCCTACAGCACCGGCGAGTGCACACGGGCGAGAAGCCGTACGCCTGCCCCGAGTGCGGCCGCGCCTTCAGCCGCAGCTCCTTCCTCAGCGAGCACCGGCGCATCCACACGGGTGAGAAGCCCTACGCGTGCGGCGAGTGCGGACGCGCGTTCCGGGCCCTGTCCGGCTTCTTCCGGCACCGGCGCGTCCACACGGGCGAGAAACCCTTCCAGTGCGCCCAGTGCGGCCGCGCCTTCCGCCTGAGCTCGCACCTGATCCAGCACCAGCACATCCACGGTGCGGA GGTGAAGTGCATAGAGCTGAAGGCCGGGTTTTATGAGATTTGA
- the ZNF696 gene encoding zinc finger protein 696 isoform X4: MDRATLVDTHAASLAPASGDSQASGCAASVAERGAQAQSAELTVRQEALEEEGTWHGESTQGPPWTHEPPDRCGNEGARDSPRGSPRVPEVSKTPGGDTGHESSAPPGSEAALRALPDTGGRGPGRGRPYQCSTCDRSFKCYSDAAKHQSIHSGEKPYSCSDCGKAFIHSSHVVRHQRTHHGEKPYVCKECGRAFSQSFNLVRHQRTHTGEKPYGCAECGKAFGQRSDAAKHQRTHTGERPYACSECGKAFLHSSNVVRHQRTHRGDSPYECQECGQAFSQSSNLLQHRRVHTGEKPYACPECGRAFSRSSFLSEHRRIHTGLVKRQQICEEHNSSQSRKEQEAAGASLAGPQPTSWGFRRTR; this comes from the exons CTTCCCTGGCACCGGCATCAGGTGACAGCCAGGCTTCTGGCTGTGCCGCTTCAGTGGCCGAGCGTGGGGCGCAGGCGCAGAGCGCAGAGCTGACGGTAAGGCAGGAGGCTTTGGAGGAAGAAGGGACATGGCATGGAGAGAGCACACAGGGGCCTCCCTGGACACATGAGCCCCCGGACCGCTGTGGGAACGAGGGGGCCAGAGACAGCCCCAGAGGTTCCCCTAGGGTTCCAGAGGTTTCTAAGACACCCGGAGGGGATACTGGCCATGAGAGCAGTGCGCCGCCGGGGTCAGAGGCCGCCCTGAGAGCTCTACCGGACACGGGCGGAAGAGGCCCTGGGAGGGGGCGGCCTTACCAGTGCAGCACCTGCGACCGTAGCTTCAAATGCTATTCGGATGCGGCGAAGCATCAGAGCATTCACTCCGGGGAGAAGCCATACTCCTGCAGCGACTGCGGGAAGGCCTTCATCCACAGCTCACACGTGGTCCGCCACCAGCGCACGCACCACGGGGAGAAGCCCTATGTGTGCAAGGAGTGCGGGCGGGCCTTCAGCCAGAGCTTCAACCTGGTGCGGCACCAGCGGACTCACACAGGCGAGAAGCCGTATGGCTGTGCCGAGTGCGGCAAGGCCTTCGGGCAGCGCTCCGACGCCGCCAAGCACCAGAGGACGCACACGGGCGAGCGGCCGTACGCCTGCAGCGAGTGCGGCAAGGCCTTCCTGCACAGCTCCAACGTGGTGCGTCACCAGCGCACACACCGCGGCGACAGCCCCTATGAATGTCAGGAGTGTGGCCAGGCCTTCAGCCAGAGCTCCAACCTCCTACAGCACCGGCGAGTGCACACGGGCGAGAAGCCGTACGCCTGCCCCGAGTGCGGCCGCGCCTTCAGCCGCAGCTCCTTCCTCAGCGAGCACCGGCGCATCCACACGG gtTTGGTAAAGAGACAGCAAATCTGTGAAGAGCACAACTCTAGTCAAAGCAGAAAGGAGCAGGAAGCTGCAGGAGCATCTCTGGCCGGCCCACAGCCGACCTCCTGGGGCTTCAGGAGAACCAGATAA
- the ZNF696 gene encoding zinc finger protein 696 isoform X3 — protein sequence MDRATLVDTHAASLAPASGDSQASGCAASVAERGAQAQSAELTVRQEALEEEGTWHGESTQGPPWTHEPPDRCGNEGARDSPRGSPRVPEVSKTPGGDTGHESSAPPGSEAALRALPDTGGRGPGRGRPYQCSTCDRSFKCYSDAAKHQSIHSGEKPYSCSDCGKAFIHSSHVVRHQRTHHGEKPYVCKECGRAFSQSFNLVRHQRTHTGEKPYGCAECGKAFGQRSDAAKHQRTHTGERPYACSECGKAFLHSSNVVRHQRTHRGDSPYECQECGQAFSQSSNLLQHRRVHTGEKPYACPECGRAFSRSSFLSEHRRIHTGEKPYACGECGRAFRALSGFFRHRRVHTGEKPFQCAQCGRAFRLSSHLIQHQHIHG from the exons CTTCCCTGGCACCGGCATCAGGTGACAGCCAGGCTTCTGGCTGTGCCGCTTCAGTGGCCGAGCGTGGGGCGCAGGCGCAGAGCGCAGAGCTGACGGTAAGGCAGGAGGCTTTGGAGGAAGAAGGGACATGGCATGGAGAGAGCACACAGGGGCCTCCCTGGACACATGAGCCCCCGGACCGCTGTGGGAACGAGGGGGCCAGAGACAGCCCCAGAGGTTCCCCTAGGGTTCCAGAGGTTTCTAAGACACCCGGAGGGGATACTGGCCATGAGAGCAGTGCGCCGCCGGGGTCAGAGGCCGCCCTGAGAGCTCTACCGGACACGGGCGGAAGAGGCCCTGGGAGGGGGCGGCCTTACCAGTGCAGCACCTGCGACCGTAGCTTCAAATGCTATTCGGATGCGGCGAAGCATCAGAGCATTCACTCCGGGGAGAAGCCATACTCCTGCAGCGACTGCGGGAAGGCCTTCATCCACAGCTCACACGTGGTCCGCCACCAGCGCACGCACCACGGGGAGAAGCCCTATGTGTGCAAGGAGTGCGGGCGGGCCTTCAGCCAGAGCTTCAACCTGGTGCGGCACCAGCGGACTCACACAGGCGAGAAGCCGTATGGCTGTGCCGAGTGCGGCAAGGCCTTCGGGCAGCGCTCCGACGCCGCCAAGCACCAGAGGACGCACACGGGCGAGCGGCCGTACGCCTGCAGCGAGTGCGGCAAGGCCTTCCTGCACAGCTCCAACGTGGTGCGTCACCAGCGCACACACCGCGGCGACAGCCCCTATGAATGTCAGGAGTGTGGCCAGGCCTTCAGCCAGAGCTCCAACCTCCTACAGCACCGGCGAGTGCACACGGGCGAGAAGCCGTACGCCTGCCCCGAGTGCGGCCGCGCCTTCAGCCGCAGCTCCTTCCTCAGCGAGCACCGGCGCATCCACACGGGTGAGAAGCCCTACGCGTGCGGCGAGTGCGGACGCGCGTTCCGGGCCCTGTCCGGCTTCTTCCGGCACCGGCGCGTCCACACGGGCGAGAAACCCTTCCAGTGCGCCCAGTGCGGCCGCGCCTTCCGCCTGAGCTCGCACCTGATCCAGCACCAGCACATCCACG GGTGA